Proteins encoded together in one Catellatospora citrea window:
- a CDS encoding histidine phosphatase family protein, whose product MTRVLLWRHGNTDWNAAQRVQGQLDVPVNDRGRAQAQAAAAVLARGEAQLMITSDLSRCTQTAAPLAELTGLTPERDARLRERHFGSWQGLTTPEVRERFPESYARWRAADPDPGDGLEPLADLGKRVSETIRQAAERVPGGTAILVSHGGAIKYGVAALLGWPEEMLPTVAPVQNCHWVDLILQPSYGWRVSAYNVGA is encoded by the coding sequence ATCACCCGCGTGCTGCTGTGGCGGCACGGCAACACCGACTGGAACGCCGCCCAGCGGGTGCAGGGCCAGCTCGACGTGCCCGTCAACGACCGCGGCCGGGCCCAGGCCCAGGCCGCGGCCGCGGTGCTCGCGCGCGGCGAGGCCCAGCTCATGATCACCAGTGATCTGAGCCGCTGCACGCAGACCGCCGCGCCGCTGGCCGAGCTGACCGGGCTGACGCCCGAGCGGGACGCCCGGCTGCGCGAGCGGCACTTCGGCTCCTGGCAGGGGCTCACCACCCCGGAGGTGCGCGAGCGGTTCCCCGAGTCGTACGCCCGCTGGCGGGCCGCCGACCCGGATCCGGGTGACGGCCTGGAGCCGCTGGCCGACCTGGGCAAGCGGGTCAGCGAGACGATCCGGCAGGCCGCCGAGCGGGTGCCCGGCGGCACGGCGATCCTGGTCAGCCACGGCGGTGCCATCAAGTACGGGGTGGCCGCGCTGCTCGGCTGGCCCGAGGAGATGCTGCCGACGGTCGCGCCGGTGCAGAACTGCCACTGGGTCGACCTGATCCTGCAGCCGAGCTACGGCTGGCGGGTGTCGGCGTACAACGTCGGCGCATGA
- the rsfS gene encoding ribosome silencing factor, whose product MPATERAVEMALAAAQAAADKKAEDIVLLDVGEQLVLTDVFVVASAPNERQVLAIVDAVEEALLKMPEKAKPIRREGERAGRWVLLDFGDIVVHVQHSEEREFYALDRLWKDCARIEFNDRDLATQDAA is encoded by the coding sequence GTGCCCGCAACCGAGCGTGCCGTCGAGATGGCCCTGGCCGCCGCACAGGCGGCCGCCGACAAGAAGGCCGAGGACATCGTCCTGCTGGACGTGGGCGAGCAGCTCGTCCTCACCGACGTCTTCGTGGTCGCCTCCGCTCCGAACGAGCGCCAGGTCCTGGCCATCGTCGACGCTGTCGAAGAGGCCCTGCTGAAGATGCCCGAGAAGGCCAAGCCGATCCGCCGTGAGGGCGAGCGCGCGGGCCGCTGGGTGCTGCTCGACTTCGGCGACATCGTGGTGCACGTCCAGCACAGCGAGGAGCGCGAGTTCTACGCCCTCGACCGGCTGTGGAAGGACTGCGCCCGGATCGAGTTCAACGACCGCGATCTGGCGACCCAGGACGCTGCGTGA
- a CDS encoding DegV family protein: MPVAVVTDSTAYLPATVADGSLTVVPLHVVLGGVSGREGVEVNPAEVAVALTARRVAVTTSQPTPAEFAQVYDQLFATGADGIVSVHLAGALSGTLSAASTAAGEAAGPVEVVDSCSAAMGVGFPALAAARAAAQGEDLAGVRDAALHTIDRTSTFFYVDTLEHLRRGGRINAASALLGTALAVKPLLEVSAGGITMRDKVRTAARALDRLVALALEAAGDGPVEVAVHHLAAAERAEWVAGALRERLGDRLCELYTSEVGAVVAAHVGPGLAGVVVHRLPEAAQSLLDDQL, encoded by the coding sequence ATGCCCGTAGCGGTCGTCACCGACTCCACTGCCTACCTGCCCGCCACCGTCGCGGACGGGTCGCTCACCGTCGTGCCGCTGCACGTCGTGCTCGGCGGCGTGTCCGGCCGGGAGGGCGTCGAGGTCAACCCGGCCGAGGTCGCCGTCGCGCTGACCGCCCGCCGCGTCGCGGTGACCACCTCGCAGCCCACCCCGGCCGAGTTCGCGCAGGTCTACGACCAGCTGTTCGCGACGGGCGCGGACGGCATCGTCTCGGTGCACCTGGCCGGCGCGCTGTCGGGCACCCTGAGCGCGGCGTCGACGGCGGCGGGCGAGGCCGCCGGGCCGGTCGAGGTCGTCGACTCCTGCTCGGCCGCGATGGGCGTCGGCTTCCCGGCCCTGGCCGCGGCGCGGGCCGCGGCACAGGGCGAGGACCTCGCGGGCGTACGCGACGCCGCCCTGCACACCATCGACCGCACCAGCACGTTCTTCTACGTCGACACGTTGGAGCACCTGCGCCGGGGCGGCCGGATCAACGCGGCCTCGGCCCTGCTGGGCACCGCGCTGGCGGTCAAGCCGCTGCTGGAGGTGTCCGCCGGGGGCATCACGATGCGCGACAAGGTGCGCACCGCGGCCCGTGCGCTGGACCGGCTGGTCGCGCTCGCCCTGGAGGCCGCCGGAGACGGCCCGGTCGAGGTGGCCGTGCACCACCTGGCGGCCGCGGAACGGGCCGAGTGGGTGGCGGGGGCGCTGCGCGAGCGGCTCGGCGACCGGCTCTGCGAGCTGTACACCAGCGAGGTCGGCGCGGTGGTGGCCGCGCACGTCGGGCCCGGCCTGGCCGGCGTCGTCGTGCACCGCCTGCCCGAGGCCGCCCAGTCCCTCCTCGACGACCAACTCTGA
- the obgE gene encoding GTPase ObgE, protein MATFVDRVVLHLQAGDGGHGCVSIHREKFKPFGGPDGGNGGHGGGILMEVDPNVHTLLDFHFHPHIKATNGKGGSGNNREGANGGDLVLKVPSGTVVQTLDGQIIADLVGPGTTLEIARGGRGGRGNAALASARRKAPGFAELGEPGDRLDVVVELKSVADVGLVGFPSAGKSSLISVISAAKPKIADYPFTTLVPNLGVVQAGEHVFTVADVPGLIPGAATGKGLGLEFLRHIERTAVLAHVVDTATLETDRDPVADIEALEAELAQYGGLGDRPRIIVLNKIDVPDGRDLADITTPDLEKFGWPIYQVSAATREGLQDLVYALARMVEEHRAATPVLEPTRIVLRPKAVDDSGFEIKQDREGVWVVSGAKPERWVRQTTFDNAEAVGYLADRLARLGVEEKLGKLGAKAGDPVRIGEREFDWQPTIYAGKDFTPGNRFTDERLEDDITRPRAAERLAARKARRQREEGDTAGDEWFEDELDVPADDDDDQ, encoded by the coding sequence GTGGCGACGTTCGTGGATCGTGTGGTGCTGCACCTGCAGGCGGGTGACGGCGGCCACGGCTGCGTGTCCATCCACCGCGAGAAGTTCAAGCCGTTCGGGGGGCCGGACGGCGGCAACGGCGGGCACGGTGGCGGCATCCTGATGGAGGTCGACCCCAACGTGCACACGCTGCTGGACTTCCACTTCCACCCGCACATCAAGGCGACCAACGGCAAGGGCGGCTCGGGCAACAACCGGGAAGGCGCCAACGGCGGCGACCTGGTGCTCAAGGTGCCCTCCGGCACGGTCGTGCAGACGCTGGACGGCCAGATCATCGCCGACCTGGTGGGTCCCGGCACCACGCTGGAGATCGCCCGTGGCGGCCGTGGCGGTCGCGGCAACGCCGCGCTGGCCAGCGCCCGGCGCAAGGCGCCCGGTTTCGCCGAGCTCGGTGAGCCCGGAGACCGGCTCGACGTGGTCGTCGAGCTCAAGAGCGTCGCCGACGTGGGCCTGGTGGGCTTCCCGAGCGCGGGCAAGTCCTCGCTCATCTCGGTGATCTCCGCGGCCAAGCCGAAGATCGCCGACTACCCGTTCACCACGCTGGTGCCGAACCTGGGCGTGGTGCAGGCGGGCGAGCATGTGTTCACCGTCGCCGACGTGCCGGGCCTGATCCCCGGCGCGGCCACCGGCAAGGGCCTGGGCCTGGAGTTCCTGCGCCACATCGAGCGCACCGCGGTGCTGGCCCATGTGGTGGACACCGCGACCCTGGAGACCGACCGCGACCCGGTGGCCGACATCGAGGCCCTGGAGGCGGAGCTCGCGCAGTACGGCGGGCTCGGCGACCGGCCCCGGATCATCGTGCTGAACAAGATCGACGTGCCGGACGGCCGGGACCTGGCCGACATCACCACCCCCGACCTGGAGAAGTTCGGCTGGCCGATCTACCAGGTCAGCGCGGCGACCCGGGAGGGGCTGCAGGACCTGGTGTACGCACTGGCGCGGATGGTCGAGGAGCACCGGGCGGCCACGCCGGTGCTGGAGCCGACCCGTATCGTGCTGCGCCCGAAGGCGGTCGACGACTCCGGCTTCGAGATCAAGCAGGACCGCGAGGGCGTCTGGGTGGTCAGCGGGGCCAAGCCCGAGCGCTGGGTGCGCCAGACCACGTTCGACAACGCCGAGGCGGTGGGCTACCTCGCCGACCGGCTCGCCCGGCTGGGTGTCGAGGAGAAGCTGGGCAAGCTGGGCGCGAAGGCCGGCGACCCGGTGCGCATCGGCGAGCGCGAGTTCGACTGGCAGCCGACGATCTACGCGGGCAAGGACTTCACGCCCGGCAACCGCTTCACCGACGAGCGCCTCGAGGACGACATCACCCGTCCGCGGGCTGCGGAGCGGCTCGCGGCCCGCAAGGCGCGGCGGCAGCGCGAGGAAGGCGACACCGCCGGCGACGAATGGTTCGAGGACGAGTTGGACGTGCCGGCCGACGACGACGACGATCAGTAG
- the rpmA gene encoding 50S ribosomal protein L27 codes for MAHKKGASSSRNGRDSAAQRLGVKRFGGQVVSAGEILIRQRGTKFHPGDLVGRGGDDTLFALAAGSVQFGLKRGRKTVNIVPVSA; via the coding sequence ATGGCACATAAAAAGGGTGCATCCAGCTCGCGCAACGGTCGCGACTCCGCCGCCCAGCGACTCGGCGTGAAGCGCTTCGGCGGTCAGGTCGTCAGCGCCGGCGAGATCCTCATCCGTCAGCGCGGCACCAAGTTCCACCCGGGCGACCTGGTCGGCCGGGGCGGCGACGACACGCTGTTCGCGCTCGCCGCGGGCTCGGTGCAGTTCGGTCTCAAGCGGGGCCGCAAGACCGTGAACATCGTTCCGGTCTCGGCCTGA
- a CDS encoding S8 family peptidase, whose protein sequence is MRHRVSALGFAIIIAFAGALGSGGTANAAPAGPEANILYADSPNAVADRYIVVFKDAAVPASTVGTKARDLAGRFGGKARHVYTAGLRGFSVGMSAAQARKLAADPAVASVEAVQRIGVLDTQNNPPNWGDDRIDQANLPLNQAYTYPTNPGQGVTVYVLDTGINANHVDFTGRVKQGVDMVDDDSTPTDCHGHGTHVAGTAVGTSYGVAKKASVASVRVLNCQGSGTNDDLIAGINWVRTNAQKPAVVNYSIGCQSRCTSQAMDSAVSSLISSGVQFVQAAGNSSDDACYYSPQAVAAAVTVGNTNSSDARNSSSNYGSCLDIFAPGTSIVSASYSSNTGSATMTGTSMASPHTAGAAAVYLGLNPNATPAQVRDALVNNATTGKVTSPGTGSPNRLLYTGFMNGGTNPNNPSVTNPGNRSGVVGQSASLQMQASGGTTPYTWSASGLPAGLSISSSSGLISGTPTTAGTSNVTVTVTDSAGRTGTANFTWTITTGGGGCTAAQVVGNSSFESGTTPWTADTGVVGAWAGSGYPGKTGTRSAWLGGQGQTQTDWVQQSVTIPANCTSATLRYWVRITTAENDGQVWDRLTVTMGSTTVATQTNLDANSAYVEKVVNVGQFAGQTVTLKFNGVEDQSLQTSWVIDDVTISVS, encoded by the coding sequence TTGCGGCATCGAGTTTCCGCCCTCGGCTTCGCGATCATCATCGCGTTCGCCGGGGCGCTCGGCTCGGGTGGGACGGCCAACGCCGCCCCCGCCGGACCCGAGGCCAACATCCTGTACGCCGACAGCCCGAACGCGGTCGCCGACCGCTACATCGTGGTGTTCAAGGACGCCGCAGTGCCCGCGAGCACCGTCGGCACCAAGGCCCGCGACCTGGCCGGCCGCTTCGGCGGCAAGGCACGCCACGTGTACACCGCCGGTCTGCGCGGCTTCTCGGTCGGCATGAGCGCGGCGCAGGCGCGCAAGCTGGCCGCCGACCCCGCGGTCGCCTCGGTCGAGGCGGTGCAGCGCATCGGTGTGCTGGACACCCAGAACAATCCCCCGAACTGGGGCGACGACCGCATCGACCAGGCCAACCTGCCGCTGAACCAGGCGTACACGTACCCCACGAACCCGGGTCAGGGGGTGACGGTCTATGTGCTCGACACCGGCATCAACGCCAACCATGTCGACTTCACCGGCCGCGTCAAGCAGGGCGTGGACATGGTGGACGACGACAGCACGCCGACGGACTGCCACGGACACGGCACGCACGTGGCCGGCACCGCCGTGGGCACCAGCTACGGCGTGGCCAAGAAGGCCTCCGTGGCCTCGGTCCGGGTGCTGAACTGCCAGGGCAGCGGCACCAACGACGACCTCATCGCGGGCATCAACTGGGTGCGTACCAACGCCCAGAAGCCGGCGGTGGTCAACTACAGCATCGGCTGCCAGAGCCGCTGCACCAGCCAGGCCATGGACAGCGCCGTGTCGAGCCTGATCTCGTCGGGCGTGCAGTTCGTCCAGGCGGCCGGCAACTCCTCCGACGACGCCTGCTACTACAGCCCGCAGGCCGTCGCGGCGGCGGTCACCGTCGGCAACACCAACAGCTCCGACGCCCGCAACAGCAGCAGCAACTACGGTTCCTGCCTGGACATCTTCGCCCCGGGCACGAGCATCGTGTCGGCGTCGTACTCCAGCAACACCGGCAGCGCGACGATGACCGGCACCTCGATGGCCTCGCCGCACACGGCCGGCGCCGCCGCGGTGTACCTGGGCCTCAACCCCAACGCCACGCCCGCCCAGGTGCGGGACGCGCTGGTCAACAACGCCACCACCGGCAAGGTCACCTCGCCCGGCACGGGTTCGCCGAACCGCCTGCTCTACACCGGCTTCATGAACGGCGGGACCAACCCGAACAACCCGTCGGTCACCAACCCGGGCAACCGGAGCGGCGTGGTCGGGCAGTCGGCCAGCCTGCAGATGCAGGCCTCCGGCGGCACGACGCCGTACACCTGGAGCGCCTCGGGCCTGCCGGCCGGGCTGTCGATCAGCTCGTCCAGCGGTCTGATCTCGGGCACCCCGACGACCGCAGGCACCTCGAATGTCACGGTGACGGTCACCGACTCGGCCGGCAGGACCGGGACGGCGAACTTCACCTGGACGATCACCACCGGTGGCGGCGGCTGCACCGCGGCGCAGGTCGTCGGCAACTCCAGCTTCGAGAGCGGCACCACGCCGTGGACGGCCGACACGGGCGTCGTCGGCGCCTGGGCGGGCTCGGGCTACCCGGGCAAGACCGGCACCCGCAGTGCCTGGCTCGGCGGCCAGGGCCAGACCCAGACCGACTGGGTCCAGCAGTCGGTGACGATCCCGGCGAACTGCACCAGCGCCACGCTGCGCTACTGGGTGCGCATCACCACGGCCGAGAACGACGGCCAGGTCTGGGACCGACTCACGGTGACCATGGGCAGCACGACCGTGGCCACGCAGACCAACCTCGACGCCAACTCCGCGTACGTGGAGAAGGTCGTCAACGTGGGCCAGTTCGCCGGGCAGACCGTGACGCTGAAGTTCAACGGCGTCGAGGACCAGTCGCTGCAGACGAGCTGGGTCATCGACGACGTCACCATCAGCGTCTCCTGA
- a CDS encoding DUF5818 domain-containing protein has translation MTTRTPLTHLLLTGALLGGLLLTGCAPTEEPEVGSSVTPQPSASAAMPPSSPGGKPKPSLSPQVPPPAKDGQVISVTGRVERVELEGGCTVLRADSGTTYQLMGGDPKVVKPGATVQIQGRVRTDIMTICQMGPVLEVVTAQPS, from the coding sequence ATGACCACACGAACCCCCCTCACTCATCTGCTGCTGACCGGCGCGCTGCTGGGCGGTCTCCTGCTCACCGGCTGCGCCCCGACCGAGGAGCCGGAGGTGGGCAGTTCCGTGACTCCGCAACCGTCGGCCTCGGCCGCGATGCCGCCGAGCAGCCCGGGCGGCAAGCCCAAGCCGAGTCTGTCGCCGCAGGTGCCGCCGCCCGCCAAGGACGGCCAGGTCATCTCGGTCACCGGCCGGGTCGAGCGGGTGGAGCTGGAAGGCGGGTGCACCGTGCTGCGCGCCGACAGCGGCACCACCTACCAGCTGATGGGCGGGGACCCGAAGGTCGTCAAGCCGGGCGCCACCGTGCAGATCCAGGGACGGGTGCGCACCGACATCATGACGATCTGCCAGATGGGCCCCGTGCTCGAGGTCGTCACGGCGCAGCCGTCGTGA
- the pepN gene encoding aminopeptidase N, with translation MSHRCLSHLEAVARAATVRNLAYALDVDLTTGDELFRSVTTVRFTADPGAETFLEARPERLLGATLNGVALPAEAFAEGRLRLADLAADNTVVVTAEYAYTRTSEGVHRFTDPADKQVYVYAQPSITDAPRFMACFDQPDLKAPVTLSVTADPSWLVRANAEGVQATPGRWEFPVTKPVATYLITFVAGPYVELTDSHDGIPLGLYARASYAEVLERDAPEIFSLTKAFLDRYHELFGVRYPFGKYDQAFVPEFSWGAMEFPGCVVFRDELLFRAAVTDTERLERAAVIAHEMAHMWFGDLVTMRWWDDLWLNESFATYMGYRLVAEVTPWPQSWTRFGVGRKAWGYVADQRPSTHPIAPTEVVDTDAAFANFDGISYAKGCSALRQLVAFIGDEAFLAGLRAHFDKHAWGNATLADLLGALSQASGRDLDAWAQAWLRTPQVNTLRPVIEWAPDGSYASVTVEQTASQEYPTLRPHRIGLGWFGQDGAWQRTEVEVTGASTPVPQLSGVRGRGLLLNDGDFTFAKIRMDERTRAELPALLAEQPDSLARALRWNSAWDAVRDAEWPAIELVELAAGSLPAEPDVVIVESVFGLARYAATRMVPADQQEAARTALSGAAKTLLATAAPGSGHQLAAARSLIATAADADRAVLRGWLSGADVPAGLRVDAELRWAILGRLAVLGDVTEEEIDGELQRDTSDRGEQEAVRVRACRPDPAAKERAFDLVVTEQGQSNRIAVAAADGLWQPEHAELTAPFVARYFAELPRSEGRSGDMLAHLAKAAYPVYAVSEDTLAAARAALAGEMHPLLRRALADETDDLARSLRAQQAA, from the coding sequence ATGTCGCATCGTTGCCTCAGCCACCTCGAAGCCGTCGCGCGGGCCGCCACCGTCCGGAACCTCGCGTACGCCCTGGACGTGGATCTGACCACGGGAGACGAACTCTTCCGCTCGGTCACCACGGTCCGCTTCACCGCCGATCCCGGCGCCGAGACGTTCCTGGAGGCGCGGCCGGAGCGCCTGCTCGGCGCCACGCTCAACGGGGTCGCGCTGCCCGCCGAGGCGTTCGCCGAGGGCCGGCTGCGGCTGGCGGATCTCGCCGCGGACAACACCGTCGTGGTGACCGCCGAGTACGCCTACACCCGCACCAGCGAGGGTGTGCACCGGTTCACGGACCCGGCCGACAAGCAGGTCTACGTGTACGCGCAGCCCTCGATCACCGACGCGCCGCGCTTCATGGCCTGCTTCGACCAGCCCGACCTGAAGGCGCCGGTGACGCTGTCGGTCACCGCCGACCCGTCCTGGCTGGTCCGGGCCAACGCCGAGGGTGTGCAGGCCACGCCGGGCCGCTGGGAGTTCCCGGTCACCAAGCCCGTCGCGACCTACCTGATCACGTTCGTGGCCGGCCCTTACGTCGAGCTGACCGACAGCCACGACGGCATCCCGCTGGGCCTGTACGCCCGCGCCAGCTACGCCGAGGTGCTGGAACGCGACGCGCCCGAGATCTTCTCGCTCACCAAGGCGTTCCTGGACCGCTACCACGAGCTGTTCGGCGTGCGGTACCCGTTCGGCAAGTACGACCAGGCGTTCGTGCCCGAGTTCAGCTGGGGCGCGATGGAGTTCCCCGGCTGCGTGGTGTTCCGCGACGAGCTGCTGTTCCGGGCCGCGGTGACCGACACCGAGCGGCTGGAGCGGGCGGCCGTCATCGCCCACGAGATGGCGCACATGTGGTTCGGCGACCTGGTGACCATGCGCTGGTGGGACGACCTGTGGCTGAACGAGTCGTTCGCCACCTACATGGGCTACCGCCTGGTCGCCGAGGTCACCCCGTGGCCGCAGTCCTGGACCCGCTTCGGCGTGGGCCGCAAGGCTTGGGGGTACGTCGCCGACCAGCGCCCCTCCACGCACCCGATCGCGCCCACCGAGGTGGTCGACACCGACGCCGCGTTCGCCAACTTCGACGGCATCTCCTACGCCAAGGGCTGCTCGGCGCTGCGCCAACTGGTCGCCTTCATCGGCGACGAGGCGTTCCTCGCCGGCCTGCGGGCGCACTTCGACAAGCACGCCTGGGGCAACGCCACCCTGGCCGACCTGCTCGGGGCGCTGTCGCAGGCCAGCGGGCGGGACCTGGACGCGTGGGCGCAGGCGTGGCTGCGCACCCCGCAGGTGAACACGCTGCGCCCGGTGATCGAGTGGGCCCCCGACGGTTCGTACGCCTCCGTCACGGTGGAGCAGACCGCGTCGCAGGAGTACCCGACGCTGCGCCCGCACCGCATCGGCCTGGGCTGGTTCGGGCAGGACGGCGCCTGGCAGCGCACCGAGGTCGAGGTGACCGGTGCGAGCACCCCGGTGCCGCAGCTGTCCGGCGTACGCGGCCGCGGCCTGCTGCTCAACGACGGCGACTTCACCTTCGCCAAGATCCGGATGGACGAGCGCACCCGGGCGGAGCTGCCCGCGCTGCTCGCCGAGCAGCCCGACTCGCTGGCCCGCGCGCTGCGGTGGAACAGCGCCTGGGACGCCGTACGCGACGCCGAGTGGCCCGCGATCGAACTGGTCGAGCTGGCCGCCGGGTCGCTGCCCGCCGAGCCGGACGTGGTGATCGTGGAGTCCGTCTTCGGGCTGGCCCGGTACGCGGCCACCCGGATGGTGCCCGCCGACCAGCAGGAGGCGGCCCGCACGGCACTGTCCGGCGCGGCCAAGACCCTGCTGGCCACCGCGGCCCCCGGCAGCGGCCACCAGCTCGCCGCGGCCCGCTCCCTCATCGCCACCGCCGCCGACGCCGACCGCGCGGTGCTGCGCGGCTGGCTGTCCGGCGCGGACGTGCCCGCGGGCCTGCGCGTCGACGCCGAGCTGCGGTGGGCGATTCTGGGCCGGCTGGCCGTGCTCGGCGACGTCACCGAGGAGGAGATCGACGGCGAGCTGCAGCGCGACACCAGCGACCGCGGTGAGCAGGAGGCCGTCCGGGTGCGGGCGTGCCGCCCCGACCCGGCCGCCAAGGAGCGGGCGTTCGACCTGGTCGTCACCGAGCAGGGCCAGTCCAACCGGATCGCGGTCGCGGCCGCCGACGGGCTGTGGCAGCCGGAGCACGCCGAGCTGACCGCGCCGTTCGTCGCCCGGTACTTCGCCGAGCTGCCGCGCTCGGAGGGCCGGTCCGGCGACATGCTGGCGCACCTGGCGAAAGCGGCCTATCCGGTGTACGCGGTGTCGGAGGACACACTCGCCGCGGCCCGGGCGGCACTGGCGGGGGAGATGCACCCGCTGCTGCGCCGCGCCCTGGCCGACGAGACCGACGACCTGGCCCGCTCCCTGCGCGCCCAGCAGGCCGCCTGA
- a CDS encoding GNAT family N-acetyltransferase, which translates to MLIQHREITHPDVTALVLAAEDELFTRYPGTTRSPLDPHARFVVAYVLGRPVGCGALVVSSPGVGEIRRMFVLPAHRRAGVARRILAALERRATAQGWDSIILETGVNQPEAIALYESSGYQRTEPYGRYVDNPYSVCFVKKLLRS; encoded by the coding sequence GTGTTGATCCAGCACCGTGAGATCACCCACCCTGATGTCACCGCGCTCGTGCTCGCCGCTGAGGACGAACTCTTCACGCGGTATCCGGGCACCACCCGATCACCCCTGGACCCGCACGCCCGTTTCGTCGTGGCGTACGTGCTGGGCAGGCCTGTCGGCTGCGGGGCGCTCGTCGTGTCCAGCCCGGGTGTCGGTGAGATCAGGCGGATGTTCGTACTGCCGGCGCATCGCCGCGCCGGGGTGGCCCGCCGCATCCTTGCGGCACTGGAACGACGGGCCACCGCCCAGGGCTGGGACTCGATCATCCTCGAGACCGGCGTGAACCAGCCTGAGGCGATCGCGCTGTACGAGTCGTCCGGTTACCAGCGGACCGAGCCGTACGGCAGGTACGTCGACAACCCCTACTCCGTCTGCTTCGTGAAGAAGCTCCTCAGAAGCTGA
- the nadD gene encoding nicotinate-nucleotide adenylyltransferase — MATRIGIMGGTFDPIHHGHLVAASEVADRYALDEVVFVPTGRPWQKTEHAVTPAEDRYLMTVIATASNPRFSVSRVDVDRVGPTYTVDTLRELRDQYGEKTELFFITGADALSKILSWKDADQLFELAHFVGVTRPGFMLTDAHLPADVVSLVQVPAMAISSTDCRRRVAAGQPVWYLVPDGVVQYITKRHLYR, encoded by the coding sequence GTGGCGACACGTATCGGGATCATGGGCGGCACCTTCGACCCCATCCACCACGGTCACCTCGTCGCGGCCAGCGAGGTGGCTGACCGGTACGCGCTCGACGAGGTCGTCTTCGTGCCGACGGGGCGACCGTGGCAGAAGACCGAGCACGCGGTCACCCCGGCGGAGGACCGCTATCTGATGACGGTCATCGCGACCGCGTCCAACCCGCGGTTCAGTGTGAGCCGGGTGGACGTGGACCGGGTCGGGCCGACGTACACCGTCGACACGCTGCGCGAGCTGCGCGACCAGTACGGCGAGAAGACCGAGCTGTTCTTCATCACCGGCGCCGACGCGCTCTCCAAGATCTTGTCCTGGAAGGACGCGGACCAGCTGTTCGAGCTGGCCCACTTCGTGGGGGTCACCCGTCCGGGGTTCATGCTCACCGACGCGCACCTGCCCGCCGACGTGGTGAGCCTGGTCCAGGTGCCGGCGATGGCGATCTCGTCGACGGACTGCCGCCGGCGCGTCGCGGCGGGGCAGCCGGTGTGGTACCTGGTACCGGACGGGGTAGTGCAATACATCACAAAGCGGCATCTATACCGCTGA
- the trpS gene encoding tryptophan--tRNA ligase, whose product MTIAPTRARARRLSACKPTGRLQLGNLFGMILPLVAGQDDSETVTMLADLHSLTVEHDPAAVRGRTLEQAAVLLAAGVDPQRCTLYVQSHLPEHTQLHYLLECATGYGEAQRMVAFKEKAGRGEQVRLSLLTYPVLMAADILLHDTEQVPVGDDQLQHVELARTVANRFNGRYGPVFTVPAAVPAPVAARVMDLADPTAKMGKTNVVSAGVIGILDEPDVVRRKVMRAVTDGGSTVRHDRERQPGVTNLLEIYQACTGSTGHFSSYGQLKRETAEAVVAVLTPIQERYEALRRRPETVEAALAEGARRARPRAAATLRRAGEAIGLVSF is encoded by the coding sequence ATGACCATCGCCCCGACCCGCGCCCGCGCCCGCCGGCTGTCCGCCTGCAAGCCGACCGGGCGCCTGCAGCTCGGCAACCTGTTCGGCATGATCCTGCCGCTGGTGGCCGGCCAGGACGACAGCGAGACCGTCACCATGCTCGCCGACCTGCATTCGCTCACCGTCGAGCACGATCCCGCCGCGGTACGCGGCCGCACCCTGGAACAGGCCGCGGTGCTGCTGGCCGCCGGGGTCGACCCTCAGCGCTGCACCCTCTACGTCCAGTCCCACCTGCCTGAGCACACCCAGCTGCACTACCTGCTGGAATGCGCCACCGGCTACGGCGAGGCCCAGCGCATGGTCGCGTTCAAGGAGAAGGCCGGCCGCGGCGAGCAGGTGCGGCTCAGCCTGCTCACCTACCCGGTGCTGATGGCGGCCGACATCCTGCTGCACGACACCGAGCAGGTGCCGGTCGGCGACGACCAGCTGCAGCACGTCGAGCTGGCCAGGACGGTCGCGAACCGGTTCAACGGCCGCTACGGCCCGGTCTTCACGGTGCCCGCGGCGGTGCCCGCGCCGGTCGCCGCGCGGGTGATGGACCTGGCCGACCCGACGGCGAAGATGGGCAAGACCAATGTGGTCAGCGCCGGAGTGATCGGCATCCTCGACGAACCCGACGTCGTGCGCCGCAAGGTGATGCGCGCGGTCACCGACGGCGGGAGCACGGTGCGCCACGACCGGGAGCGCCAGCCGGGGGTGACCAACCTGCTGGAGATCTATCAGGCCTGCACCGGGTCCACCGGCCACTTCAGCTCGTACGGGCAGCTCAAGCGGGAGACGGCCGAGGCCGTGGTGGCGGTGCTGACACCGATCCAGGAACGCTACGAGGCGCTGCGCCGCCGGCCGGAGACGGTCGAGGCGGCGCTCGCCGAGGGGGCGCGGCGGGCGCGCCCGCGGGCCGCCGCGACGTTGCGGCGAGCCGGCGAGGCGATAGGACTCGTCAGCTTCTGA